ATGCACCACTGGGCCGAACGCCGTCTCATGCCGTGGACGGTCTGCTGAACATCATGTGTTCGGGCGACAAGGCAACGTTCGATCAAGTCCACCCCGTGCTGAGCGATCTGGGCGAAAACGTCTTTCACCTCGGGCCTTTGGGATCCGGCCATACGATCAAGCTGATCAACAACTTCTTTGCCATGACCACCGCCAATGCGATGGCCGAGGCGTTTGCGATGGCCGATGTGCAGAATGTGCCCCGGCAGGCGCTTTACGATGTGATGTCGGCCGGACCGCTGAGATCCGGCATGATGGATTTCATCAAGACCTACGCCGTCGACGGGGATCCGATGCAGCTTGCCTTCGCCGTGAAGAACGCAGCCAAGGATGTCGGCTATTACGCCCAGATGGCCGAGGATGCCGGTGTCGAAACGATCATGTCGAAATGCGCACTGACCGGCCTCAAGACCGCGATGGAGGATGGGCGAGGCGAAGACATGGTGCCCCAGATGGTCGATTTCTACGCCAAGCATTTCGGCCGTTAGCAAGTGGCCGTCACCGCCCGCGCCAACGAGGATCGCGCCAGCCTTGGCATCGCGATGACCCTTGCGGCCTGGGCGTTTTTCACCGTCGTCGACGGGTCGATGAAGTGGCTGGCCGTGGCCGGCTTTCCCGCCGCGCAACTCGCCTTCATGCGCTATCTGCCGCA
Above is a genomic segment from Thalassococcus sp. S3 containing:
- a CDS encoding NAD(P)-dependent oxidoreductase translates to MSTPRIGFIGLGLMGSAMVGRLQDKGYALTVIANRSRANVEKAVSRGATEVTTSKAIAEASDIVMLCVDTSASVEARMRGAEGVIAGLKPGAVVIDFGTSLPGSTRALGDEVSAKGATLLDAPLGRTPSHAVDGLLNIMCSGDKATFDQVHPVLSDLGENVFHLGPLGSGHTIKLINNFFAMTTANAMAEAFAMADVQNVPRQALYDVMSAGPLRSGMMDFIKTYAVDGDPMQLAFAVKNAAKDVGYYAQMAEDAGVETIMSKCALTGLKTAMEDGRGEDMVPQMVDFYAKHFGR